One window from the genome of Lepisosteus oculatus isolate fLepOcu1 chromosome 21, fLepOcu1.hap2, whole genome shotgun sequence encodes:
- the LOC102688417 gene encoding tumor protein p53-inducible protein 11 isoform X3, protein MATKPHPPLMKKHSQTDLVSRLKTRKILGVGGEDDDGEVHRSKISQVLGNEIKFAVREPLGLRVWLLVSAVLFTAVALMALTFPNQLYDAVFDEELSGTKMSIRLYGGALLSISLIMWNGLYTAEKAIIQWTLLTEACYFGVQFLVTAITLVENGSVSNGAILLLLSRVLFIVISLAYYHHLGRRAKKI, encoded by the exons ATGGCTACCAAACCTCACCCCCCCTTGATGAAGAAGCACAGCCAGACGGACCTGGTCAGCCGCCTGAAAACCCGCAAAATCCTGGGAGTAGGAGGAGAAGACGATGATGGAGAAGTACACAGGTCTAAG ATCAGTCAAGTCCtgggaaatgaaataaaatttgcAGTTCGTGAACCTTTGGGTCTCAG gGTTTGGCTGCTTGTTTCAGCAGTATTGTTCACAGCTGTGGCTTTAATG GCTCTCACATTCCCCAACCAGCTGTATGATGCGGTGTTTGACGAGGAGCTGTCTGGCACAAAGATGTCAATTAGACTGTACGGAGGTGCACTTCTCA GTATCTCACTAATCATGTGGAATGGGCTGTACACAGCCGAGAAGGCGATTATTCAGTGGACGCTGTTGACAGAGGCCTGCTATTTCGGGGTGCAGTTTTTAG TGACAGCCATCACTCTGGTGGAGAATGGGTCGGTGTCTAACGGCGcgatcctcctcctcctcagtcGAGTTCTCTTCATTGTCATCAGCCTTGCTTACTACCACCACCTGGGGCGCCGGGCCAAGAAGATCTGA